A DNA window from Enterobacter asburiae contains the following coding sequences:
- a CDS encoding peptide MFS transporter, whose amino-acid sequence MQSTVNQKESRTFFGHPYPLGSLFFTEMWERFSFYGIRPLLILFMAATVYDGGMGLARENASAIVGIFAGTMYLAALPGGWLADNWLGQQRAVWYGSILIALGHLSIALSAVMGNNLFFIGLMFIVLGSGLFKTCISVMVGTLYKKGDARRDGGFSLFYMGINMGSFIAPLISGWLIKTHGWHWGFGIGGIGMLVALIIFRVFAVPAMKRYDGEVGLDSTWNSPVVKRNGVGVWLLALAAGVATIVTLIAQGVIVINPVAVASVLVYVIAASVALYFIYLFVFAGLNRKERARLLVCFILLISAAFFWSAFEQKPTSFNLFANDYTNRMIGDFEIPAVWFQSINALFIILLAPVFSWAWPKLASKNIRPSSITKFVIGILCAAAGFGLMMLAAQNVLSSGGAGVSPFWLVGSILMLTLGELCLSPIGLATMTLLAPERMRGQMMGLWFCASALGNLAAGLIGGHVKADQLDMLPDLFARCSIALLICAAVLIVLIVPVRRMLENAQTKPAANAS is encoded by the coding sequence ATGCAATCCACTGTTAATCAAAAAGAGAGCCGAACGTTCTTCGGCCATCCGTATCCGCTCGGTTCCCTGTTCTTCACCGAGATGTGGGAGCGCTTCTCGTTTTACGGCATTCGTCCGTTACTGATCCTGTTTATGGCCGCCACCGTCTATGACGGCGGGATGGGCCTGGCGCGTGAAAACGCCTCGGCGATTGTCGGCATCTTTGCCGGTACCATGTACCTGGCCGCGCTGCCGGGTGGGTGGCTGGCCGATAACTGGCTCGGTCAGCAGAGAGCCGTCTGGTACGGTTCGATCCTGATTGCGCTCGGCCACCTGTCGATCGCGCTCTCTGCGGTGATGGGGAACAACCTGTTCTTTATCGGCCTGATGTTCATCGTGCTTGGCTCAGGGCTGTTCAAAACCTGTATCTCGGTGATGGTCGGCACCCTGTATAAAAAAGGCGACGCGCGTCGTGACGGCGGTTTCTCGCTGTTTTATATGGGCATCAACATGGGCTCGTTCATCGCGCCGCTGATTTCCGGCTGGCTGATCAAAACCCACGGCTGGCACTGGGGCTTTGGTATAGGCGGCATCGGGATGCTGGTGGCGCTGATTATCTTCCGCGTGTTTGCCGTTCCGGCGATGAAACGCTATGACGGCGAAGTCGGCCTCGACTCTACCTGGAACAGCCCGGTGGTGAAGCGTAACGGCGTGGGCGTTTGGCTGCTGGCACTGGCGGCAGGCGTGGCAACGATCGTGACGCTGATTGCGCAGGGCGTGATTGTGATTAACCCGGTCGCGGTAGCCAGCGTGCTGGTCTACGTGATTGCGGCGTCCGTAGCCCTCTACTTTATTTATCTGTTTGTCTTTGCGGGGCTGAACCGTAAAGAGCGCGCCAGGCTGTTGGTCTGCTTTATTCTGCTGATTTCCGCGGCGTTCTTCTGGTCCGCGTTTGAGCAGAAGCCAACCTCATTCAACCTGTTTGCCAACGACTACACTAACCGCATGATTGGCGATTTTGAAATCCCTGCGGTGTGGTTCCAGTCAATCAACGCCCTGTTCATCATCCTGCTGGCACCGGTGTTTAGCTGGGCATGGCCGAAGCTCGCGAGCAAAAACATTCGCCCGAGCAGCATCACCAAGTTTGTTATTGGTATTCTGTGCGCGGCGGCAGGCTTTGGCCTGATGATGCTGGCGGCACAGAACGTGCTGAGCAGCGGTGGAGCGGGCGTGTCGCCGTTCTGGCTGGTGGGCAGCATCCTGATGCTGACGCTCGGCGAACTGTGCCTGAGTCCGATTGGCCTGGCGACCATGACGCTGCTTGCGCCGGAAAGAATGCGCGGCCAGATGATGGGGCTGTGGTTCTGCGCCAGCGCGCTGGGTAACCTGGCGGCGGGCCTGATTGGCGGTCACGTGAAGGCCGATCAGCTGGATATGCTGCCGGATCTCTTTGCTCGCTGCTCCATCGCGCTGCTGATTTGTGCCGCGGTACTGATCGTCCTTATTGTTCCGGTGCGCCGCATGCTGGAAAATGCGCAGACTAAACCGGCTGCTAACGCCTCATAA
- a CDS encoding zinc ribbon domain-containing protein codes for MSITCPECQAPLEPQNGVAHCDSCNKDIALVARCPECHQPLQVLKACGAVDYFCQNGHGLISKKRVEFVRAEG; via the coding sequence ATGTCGATTACCTGCCCGGAATGCCAGGCACCGCTGGAGCCCCAGAACGGCGTAGCGCACTGCGACAGCTGTAATAAAGATATTGCGCTTGTAGCCCGCTGCCCGGAGTGCCATCAGCCACTCCAGGTATTAAAAGCCTGCGGTGCGGTGGACTATTTCTGCCAGAACGGCCACGGTCTTATCTCTAAAAAACGCGTGGAGTTTGTTCGGGCCGAAGGTTAA
- a CDS encoding protealysin inhibitor emfourin, whose translation MQVPELTDDAVVELAREGGVAFIPKLSGQRTIALSSLNEAQRQRLVSILEQAFPRGQPPGQASSPGSGDQRYFRIQIIWTGQNQAHYADIIVLVPEQEAPESLVELWQKGEGCVCD comes from the coding sequence ATGCAGGTTCCGGAACTGACGGATGACGCCGTGGTTGAGCTGGCCCGGGAAGGCGGCGTCGCTTTTATTCCCAAGCTGAGCGGACAGCGCACCATCGCGCTCTCCTCGCTCAATGAGGCCCAGCGCCAGCGTCTGGTGAGCATCCTGGAGCAGGCTTTTCCACGCGGTCAGCCGCCGGGGCAAGCCTCTTCACCCGGCAGCGGCGACCAGCGATATTTCCGCATCCAGATTATCTGGACCGGACAAAATCAGGCGCACTATGCCGATATCATCGTGCTGGTGCCCGAGCAGGAAGCGCCCGAGTCGCTGGTCGAGCTGTGGCAGAAAGGCGAAGGCTGCGTCTGCGATTAA
- a CDS encoding M4 family metallopeptidase yields MPHLHSVIPPYILRRIIESGSEPQQRCARQTLTHVQTLMAHMPGKPAAPHVNKAGQLERDIYDAKQTQELPGTQVRYEGQPSNGDVAVDEAYDYLGITHDFFWKEYQRDSLDNKGLILTGTVHYGREYQNAFWNGQQMVFGDGDGEIFNRFTIAIDVVAHELSHGVTETEAGLIYFEQSGALNESLSDVFGSLVKQYHLKQTADKADWLIGEGLLAKGINGKGLRSMSEPGTAYDDPLLGKDPQPAHMKDFIKTREDNGGVHLNSGIPNRAFYLAATAIGGYAWEKAGYAWYDTVCDRKLAQDADFEAFAKLTIAHGEKRSGADSGAAIKQAWEQVGVL; encoded by the coding sequence ATGCCCCATCTTCATAGCGTTATTCCCCCTTATATTCTTCGTCGTATTATCGAAAGCGGTTCCGAGCCGCAGCAGCGCTGTGCCCGTCAGACCTTAACCCACGTCCAGACGCTGATGGCCCACATGCCCGGCAAACCCGCCGCGCCACACGTGAATAAAGCCGGGCAGCTGGAACGCGATATTTACGACGCGAAGCAAACCCAGGAGCTGCCGGGTACCCAGGTGCGTTACGAAGGCCAGCCATCGAACGGCGATGTGGCGGTGGATGAAGCCTACGATTATTTAGGTATTACCCATGATTTCTTCTGGAAAGAATATCAGCGCGATTCGCTCGATAATAAAGGGCTTATTTTGACCGGCACCGTTCACTATGGCCGGGAATATCAGAACGCCTTCTGGAACGGTCAGCAGATGGTATTTGGCGACGGCGACGGGGAAATATTTAACCGCTTTACCATCGCCATCGACGTGGTAGCGCACGAGTTGAGCCACGGCGTGACCGAGACCGAAGCCGGGCTTATCTATTTTGAACAGTCGGGCGCGCTGAACGAGTCTCTGTCGGACGTGTTTGGCTCGCTGGTCAAACAGTACCATCTGAAGCAAACCGCCGATAAAGCAGACTGGCTCATTGGTGAAGGGTTGCTGGCGAAAGGGATCAACGGCAAAGGGCTGCGCTCAATGTCTGAACCCGGCACCGCCTATGACGATCCCCTGCTCGGCAAAGACCCGCAGCCTGCGCACATGAAAGATTTCATTAAAACGCGCGAGGATAACGGCGGCGTGCACCTGAACTCCGGCATCCCCAACCGGGCATTTTATCTGGCCGCGACGGCGATCGGCGGCTACGCCTGGGAAAAAGCGGGTTATGCCTGGTACGACACGGTTTGCGATCGCAAACTGGCGCAGGATGCGGATTTTGAGGCCTTCGCAAAGCTGACGATCGCGCACGGAGAGAAACGCTCCGGCGCCGACTCTGGTGCGGCCATTAAACAAGCCTGGGAACAGGTGGGAGTGTTGTAA
- the xseA gene encoding exodeoxyribonuclease VII large subunit, with product MLSSQSPSIYTVSRLNQTVRLLLEQEMGQVWISGEISNFTQPSSGHWYFTLKDDTAQVRCAMFRNSNRRVTFRPQHGQQVLVRANITLYEPRGDYQIIVESMQPAGEGLLQQKYEQLKARLSAEGLFDQQYKKPLPSPAHCVGVITSKTGAALHDILHVLKRRDPSLPVIIYPTAVQGDDAPGQIVRAIELANARQECDVLIVGRGGGSLEDLWSFNDERVARAIFASLIPVVSAVGHETDVTIADFVADLRAPTPSAAAEVVSRNQLELLRQIQNGQQRLEMAMDYFLANRTRRFTQLHHRLQQQHPQLRLARQQAVLERLRQRMSFAVDAQLKRAVSRQQRVTQRLNQQNQQPKIYRAQTRIQQLEYRLAETVRARLSTTRERFGNAVTHLEAVSPLSTLARGYSVTTATDGKVLKQTKQVNTGDVLTTRLSDGWVESEVKSIKPVKKTRQRKTG from the coding sequence ATGTTATCCTCTCAATCCCCCTCAATTTATACCGTCAGCCGCCTGAATCAGACGGTGCGTTTGCTGCTTGAGCAGGAAATGGGGCAGGTCTGGATCAGCGGTGAGATCTCTAACTTCACGCAGCCGTCCTCCGGTCACTGGTACTTTACCTTAAAAGACGACACCGCCCAGGTGCGCTGCGCGATGTTCCGCAACAGCAACCGTCGCGTGACGTTTCGTCCTCAGCACGGCCAGCAGGTTCTGGTTCGCGCCAATATCACCCTGTATGAGCCGCGCGGCGATTATCAAATCATCGTCGAGAGCATGCAGCCTGCAGGTGAAGGCCTGCTGCAGCAGAAGTATGAACAGCTAAAAGCCCGGCTCTCTGCCGAGGGGCTGTTCGACCAGCAGTACAAAAAACCGCTGCCCTCCCCCGCCCACTGCGTTGGGGTCATCACCTCGAAAACCGGTGCGGCACTGCACGATATTTTGCACGTGCTGAAGCGTCGCGATCCTTCCCTGCCCGTCATCATCTACCCGACCGCCGTTCAGGGTGACGATGCTCCGGGCCAGATAGTTCGCGCCATTGAGCTGGCGAACGCCCGTCAGGAGTGCGACGTATTAATCGTCGGGCGCGGCGGCGGCTCGCTGGAAGACTTGTGGAGCTTTAACGACGAGCGCGTGGCGCGGGCAATCTTTGCAAGCCTTATCCCCGTGGTGAGCGCCGTCGGCCACGAAACTGACGTAACGATAGCCGATTTTGTCGCGGACCTGCGCGCGCCTACGCCGTCCGCGGCGGCGGAAGTGGTCAGCCGGAACCAGCTGGAGCTGCTGCGTCAGATTCAGAACGGCCAGCAGCGTCTTGAGATGGCGATGGACTACTTCCTTGCCAACCGTACCCGCCGCTTTACCCAGCTTCATCATCGTCTTCAGCAGCAGCACCCGCAGCTGCGTCTGGCGCGTCAGCAGGCCGTGCTGGAGCGCCTGCGTCAGCGCATGAGCTTTGCGGTGGACGCGCAGCTCAAGCGCGCGGTATCGCGCCAGCAGCGCGTAACCCAGCGCCTGAATCAGCAGAACCAGCAGCCGAAAATTTATCGCGCGCAAACGCGGATCCAGCAGCTGGAGTATCGTCTGGCGGAAACTGTCCGGGCGCGCCTGAGCACCACCCGCGAACGTTTTGGCAATGCGGTGACCCATCTTGAAGCGGTCAGCCCCCTCTCCACGCTGGCGCGCGGCTATAGCGTGACAACGGCGACGGACGGCAAAGTGCTGAAGCAGACCAAACAGGTGAATACCGGCGATGTGCTGACGACGCGTCTTTCAGACGGCTGGGTAGAAAGCGAAGTGAAATCAATTAAACCGGTGAAAAAGACGCGTCAGCGTAAAACCGGATAA
- the guaB gene encoding IMP dehydrogenase: MLRIAKEALTFDDVLLVPAHSTVLPNTADLSTQLTKTIRLNIPMLSAAMDTVTEARLAIALAQEGGIGFIHKNMSIERQAEEVRRVKKHESGIVSDPQTVLPTTTLHEVKALTERNGFAGYPVVTEENELVGIITGRDVRFVTDLNQPVSVYMTPKERLVTVREGETRDVVLAKMHEKRVEKALVVDSSFHLRGMITVKDFQKAERKPNACKDEHGRLRVGAAVGAGAGNEERVDALVAAGVDVLLIDSSHGHSEGVLQRIRDTRAKYPDLQIIGGNVATGAGARALADAGCSAVKVGIGPGSICTTRIVTGVGVPQITAVSDAVEALEGTGIPVIADGGIRFSGDIAKAIAAGAAAVMVGSMLAGTEESPGEIELYQGRSYKSYRGMGSLGAMSKGSSDRYFQTDNAADKLVPEGIEGRVAYKGRLKEIIHQQMGGLRSCMGLTGCGTIDLLRTKAEFVRISGAGIQESHVHDVTITKESPNYRLGS, from the coding sequence ATGCTACGTATCGCTAAAGAAGCACTGACGTTTGACGACGTCCTCCTCGTTCCCGCTCACTCCACTGTTCTGCCGAATACTGCCGATCTCAGCACGCAGTTGACGAAAACCATTCGCCTGAACATTCCTATGCTCTCTGCGGCAATGGACACCGTGACTGAAGCGCGCCTGGCTATCGCCCTGGCACAGGAAGGTGGCATTGGCTTTATTCACAAAAACATGTCTATCGAACGTCAGGCGGAAGAAGTTCGCCGCGTGAAGAAACATGAATCCGGCATCGTGTCTGACCCACAGACCGTTCTGCCAACCACCACGCTGCACGAAGTGAAAGCCCTGACCGAACGTAACGGCTTCGCCGGTTACCCGGTTGTGACCGAAGAGAACGAACTGGTTGGCATTATCACCGGTCGTGACGTGCGTTTCGTGACTGACCTGAACCAGCCTGTCAGCGTGTACATGACGCCAAAAGAGCGTCTGGTCACCGTTCGCGAAGGTGAAACCCGCGACGTGGTGCTGGCAAAAATGCACGAAAAACGCGTTGAAAAAGCGCTGGTTGTTGACAGCAGCTTCCACCTGCGCGGCATGATCACCGTTAAAGATTTCCAGAAAGCAGAACGTAAGCCTAACGCCTGTAAAGACGAGCATGGCCGTCTGCGCGTTGGCGCTGCGGTTGGCGCAGGTGCCGGTAACGAAGAGCGCGTTGACGCGCTGGTTGCTGCGGGCGTTGACGTCCTGCTGATTGACTCCTCTCACGGCCACTCCGAAGGCGTTCTGCAACGTATTCGCGACACCCGTGCCAAATACCCTGATCTGCAGATCATCGGCGGTAACGTGGCCACTGGCGCAGGCGCTCGCGCGCTGGCTGACGCTGGCTGCAGCGCGGTGAAAGTGGGTATCGGCCCTGGCTCTATCTGTACCACACGTATCGTGACCGGCGTGGGCGTTCCGCAGATCACCGCCGTGTCTGACGCGGTTGAAGCGCTGGAAGGCACAGGTATTCCGGTTATCGCTGACGGCGGTATCCGCTTCTCAGGCGACATCGCCAAAGCGATCGCCGCGGGCGCAGCTGCCGTAATGGTAGGCTCCATGCTGGCCGGTACCGAAGAATCCCCGGGCGAAATCGAACTCTACCAGGGCCGTTCTTACAAATCTTACCGCGGTATGGGCTCCCTGGGCGCGATGTCCAAAGGCTCCTCTGACCGTTACTTCCAGACCGATAACGCCGCTGACAAACTGGTACCGGAAGGTATCGAAGGTCGCGTTGCCTATAAAGGCCGTCTGAAAGAGATCATTCACCAGCAGATGGGCGGCCTGCGCTCCTGTATGGGTCTGACCGGCTGTGGTACCATTGACCTGCTGCGTACTAAAGCGGAATTCGTACGCATCAGCGGTGCGGGTATCCAGGAGAGCCACGTTCACGACGTGA